The genomic interval CTCCTGCCGCTCGACCTTCGAGACGATGTCGAAACTGGAGTCGGCCATGTCCTGTGGCTCCTTGTATTGGGGGCTGCCTGGTGTTGGAATGCCTTGGTCGGCGGGGTGCGCGGCCGGGCCTGCCCGGACCGCTCCCGTAAAGCCTAGCCACCCGCACCCGCCCCGAGCGCTGATCAATCCGGTGGCGGAGCACCCCCGGGTATCAGGTATCGTTTACGGCGTTGCCACGGAGCACCGCCCCAAGCGGTCATCCGGAGCGACATCCCATGGCGGTGTGCCCGAGTGGCCAATGGGAGCGGACTGTAAATCCGCCGGCTTAGCCTTCCCAGGTTCGAATCCTGGCGCCGCCACAGGTAGGGAAACCCCCTCCGGACTGCAGAGATGCAGCCCGGAGGGGGTTTTCTCGTATACGGAGGCTTTCGCCTCGGACCCGGGAACTCCCGGACAGGCGCCGGGCGTTCAATTACCGGCGACGTCCTTCACCGCGACCGTGACCGGCACCGAGCCGCTGATCAGCTCCAGCGTCAGTCCCGCTGTCGACGGAGTCTCCAGCAGCTCTGCCAGGACCGCCGCCACATCGTCGCGCGCCACGGGACCGCGCCCCGTAGAGGCCCCGAGGTGCACGAGCCCCGTGCCCGCGTCGTTCGTCAGGCTGCCCGGCCGCAGGATCGTCCAGTCCAGGCCTGCCCGGGAGCGTACGTCCGCGTCCGCCTCACCCTTGGCGCGCAGGTACGCGTCGAAGACCTCGTCGCCCTGCCGCTGCGGATCGGCGCCCATCGACGACACGACGAGGTAGCGGCGTACGCTCGCACGCTCCGCGGCGTCCGCGAAGAGCACGGCCGCGCCCCGGTCCACCGTGTCCTTGCGCTCCGTGCCGCTGCCAGGTCCAGCGCCCGCCGCGAAAACCGCGCCGTCGGCGCCGGCGAGCACTTCCGTGACCTGCTCCACGGAGGCCGTCTCCAGGTCGAGCACGACCGGGTCGGCGCCCGCCGCCCGCAGATCCTCGCACTGCTCGGGATCGCGGATGATGCCCGCGACTTCGTACCCGCGCGCGGCGAGCAACCGCTCCAGCCGCAGCGCGATCTGACCATGTCCACCTGCGATGACAATGCGCATGATTCCGACCGTACGCCCACCCGCCCACGCGCGCGTGCGTTCAGGGCCCGGGTCCGCCACCTCGTCCCTGGCGCGGCAGATCGAGCGCGACGGCGACCGCCGAGTCGCAGTACTCGCGCACCGCGCTGGTCCGGGCCACCACCCGCCCGCGGTGGATGACTACCCGGCTGTACGCCAGGGACAGCGCGCCCGCGATCCGGTCCCCGCGTACGGCAAGCAGCTCGGCGGGAAAACCGGCCTCCACCCGCACTTCGGGCAGCCCCATCGCCTGCCGAGCCGCCGAACTCACCGTCCCGTACGCGTCCGGAGCGCGCATCCCGCCCTGCGAGGCCAGCAGATAGGCGGCCTCCAGCGGATCCCCGCGCCCCACCGGATTCGCCACGTCCCGCAGCGCCCCGCTGCCCGCCGCGACCCGCACCCCGGCCGCCCGCAACAGCCGTACGGGAGCGGGCCCCGCACCCCGCCGTTCGACGCCCACGCAGTCGCCCTGAGGCAGGCAGACCACCGTCACCCCTGCCGCGGCCAATTGGCCCGCGGCGCGCGTCGCGGCGTCCAGGGGCAGCCTGGAGATCCCGGCGCACGGCCCGATCGTGACCCCGGGCCGCAGCCCTCCGACCATCGCCGCGAGCCGCGCGAGACGCGCCGGATCGTCACCCTCCGTATGGAGGTCCACGGGGCAGCCGTGCTCGGCGGCGACCTCCAGGACCGCTTCCGTGTACCCGGCCGGGTCGGGATCCAGGTCCGGGCAGCCGCCCACCACACCCGCGCCCATCTTCACGGCGTCCCGCAGCATCGCGAGCCCGTCCGCGCCCGCGATGCCGGTCAGCAGCCGGGGCACGGCGACGGCGGTGAGATCGGCGAGACCGCGCAGCGAGCGCCGCGCCTGGAGCACCGCCTCCATGGAGCTGAGCCCCTGCACATCCCCGATGCGTACGTGCGAGCGCAGCGCCGTGGCGCCGTGCCCGAGCTGCAGCAACGCGGCCTCGGTGGTGCGGCGCTGGACGTCCTCCGTGCCGTACGAGATCGGGCCGCCGGTGTCGGCGGTCAGGGCGGTGTCGCTGTGGGCGTGCGGTTCGGCGGGGGCGGGGAGCAGGAGATGCCCGGCGAGGTCCACGCGCGCGCCCACCGCGGAGAGGCTGCCCGCGGTGCCGACTGCCTCGATACGCCCACCGCTGAGCCGTACGTCCACGATGCGGCCGTCGGTGAGACGGGCGGCGCAGAGCAGCAGCGTGGCGGCATCGGTGGTCGACGCGCCGTCGCTGTTTCCAGAGCTGCCACCGGAGGGAAGGGGCGGCTGCGGCTGGCTGTCGGACATCGGGCTCCTGGCGAGGCTCGGGCGTGCAAGATCGAGATCACGCAGCGTGAGTAGAGCCTAGGGGCCCTGAATCCAGCCTTCGAGGAGGAGCGAAATAGTCGTACCGGTGTAGGCACGAGTGGCGTACGGGACGGTTGGGGCTGGGCAGTGAAACGGATTTGGGCGATCGGCGGGCGACCGTGTAATGTCTTCATCGCTCGCCCCAATAGCTCAGTCGGTAGAGCGTCTCCATGGTAAGGAGAAGGTCTACGGTTCGATTCCGTATTGGGGCTCTGGTGATCGGTGATCCCCGCCTTCGGGCGGGGGGATCCGGCATCAAAGCGGTGTAGCTCAGTCGGTAGAGCAAGCGGCTCATAATCGCTGTGTCACCGGTTCAAGTCCGGTCACCGCTACACACGGTAGCCGATTGTGGGGTCGGTCCTTCGATCGGCTACTCTTTTATGCGTTCATCCGTCAACCGTCCGTCCAAGGAGCACTCACGTGGCTGCCACCGACGTCCGCCCGAAGATCACGCTGGCCTGCGTGGAGTGCAAGGAGCGGAACTACATCACCAAGAAGAACCGGCGTAACAACCCGGACCGACTGGAGATGAAGAAGCACTGCCCGCGCTGCAACTCGCACACTGCGCACCGCGAAACCCGCTAAACACAGGCTCGTATGCGAGGCCGTCCCCACTTCGGGGGCGGCCTCGTGTCGTTGTTTCCGTCAGGCAATTCACAGGCATCAGTTCACAGGCATCAGGAGGTACGGGCCCATGGCGCTCGACCAGTCCTTCGTGGGGCGGGCCTATCCGCCCACCGCACCGTACGAGGTCGGCCGGGAGAAGATCCGCGAGTTCGCCGAGGCAGTGGGCGACACCAATCCCGCGTACACAGATCCGGAAGCCGCCAAGGCGCTCGGTCACTCCGATGTGATCGCTCCGCCGACCTTTGTCTTCGCCATCACATTCAAGGCGGCCGGAGACGTCATACAGGACCCGCAGCTGGGTCTCGACTACAGCCGCGTGGTGCACGGCGACCAGAAGTTCGCGTACAAGCGCCCGGTGCGCGCGGGGGACCGGCTGTCGGTCACCTCGACGATAGAGGCGGTCAAGTCGCTGGCCGGCAACGACATCGTGGACATCCGCGGGGACGTCCACGACGAGGCCGGCGAGCATGTGGTGACGGCGTGGACGAAGCTCGTCTCGCGCGCGGCCGAGGAGGCGTGATGACGGCGAAGATCTCCTACGCGGACGTCGAGGTCGGCACCGAGCTGCCGCCGCAGTCCTTTCCCGTGACGCGGGCCATGCTCGTGCAGTACGCGGGCGCTTCCGGCGACTTCAATCCGATCCACTGGAACGAGAAG from Streptomyces spiramyceticus carries:
- a CDS encoding SDR family oxidoreductase: MRIVIAGGHGQIALRLERLLAARGYEVAGIIRDPEQCEDLRAAGADPVVLDLETASVEQVTEVLAGADGAVFAAGAGPGSGTERKDTVDRGAAVLFADAAERASVRRYLVVSSMGADPQRQGDEVFDAYLRAKGEADADVRSRAGLDWTILRPGSLTNDAGTGLVHLGASTGRGPVARDDVAAVLAELLETPSTAGLTLELISGSVPVTVAVKDVAGN
- a CDS encoding amidohydrolase family protein, yielding MSDSQPQPPLPSGGSSGNSDGASTTDAATLLLCAARLTDGRIVDVRLSGGRIEAVGTAGSLSAVGARVDLAGHLLLPAPAEPHAHSDTALTADTGGPISYGTEDVQRRTTEAALLQLGHGATALRSHVRIGDVQGLSSMEAVLQARRSLRGLADLTAVAVPRLLTGIAGADGLAMLRDAVKMGAGVVGGCPDLDPDPAGYTEAVLEVAAEHGCPVDLHTEGDDPARLARLAAMVGGLRPGVTIGPCAGISRLPLDAATRAAGQLAAAGVTVVCLPQGDCVGVERRGAGPAPVRLLRAAGVRVAAGSGALRDVANPVGRGDPLEAAYLLASQGGMRAPDAYGTVSSAARQAMGLPEVRVEAGFPAELLAVRGDRIAGALSLAYSRVVIHRGRVVARTSAVREYCDSAVAVALDLPRQGRGGGPGP
- the rpmG gene encoding 50S ribosomal protein L33 — its product is MAATDVRPKITLACVECKERNYITKKNRRNNPDRLEMKKHCPRCNSHTAHRETR
- a CDS encoding MaoC family dehydratase N-terminal domain-containing protein; this encodes MALDQSFVGRAYPPTAPYEVGREKIREFAEAVGDTNPAYTDPEAAKALGHSDVIAPPTFVFAITFKAAGDVIQDPQLGLDYSRVVHGDQKFAYKRPVRAGDRLSVTSTIEAVKSLAGNDIVDIRGDVHDEAGEHVVTAWTKLVSRAAEEA